The genomic interval ACGCGGCGTTCCCGGGCTGTTCGAGAAGGCGACACGCACGCTGAGGGAACTGCAAACGATCGAGCGGGAAAACGCCCATTTCAACGCCAACGTCTGCATCACCATGACCGGCTTCAACCAGGATCGGGTCGCCGAGCTGACCCGTTATGTCCGCGAAAAGCTGAAGGTCCGCAACGTCAATAATCTGGTGGCACGGCCGGGGGCGCGCGACGACCACGCCCTCGACGTGGACCCGGAGATTTACGGGGCCTGGGTGAGGGACCTCCGGCATGCGACGGAGACGAAGGGGCTGGCCGGATATCACGATTACCCGGGCGCGGACGTGGTGAACGCCATGAAGAATCTGCGGCAGGACCTCGTTCTCCGCGAGCTGCGCCGCGAGCCTCCCCTGGTCTCCTGCACCGCGGCGACCCTCGCCGGCGTGGTCTACCCGAACGGAGACGTCTACCCTTGCGAGGTCCTCCGGGAGCGGATCGGCAACCTGCGGGAGCACGGTTACGACTTCCGCCGGGTCTGGTTCTCCGAGCGGGGGGAGGAGGTGCGGCGCATGATCCGCGAGACACATTGCCACTGCACCTTCGAGTGTTTCCTCACCAACAACATCCTCTTTCAACCACGCATGCTCCCCC from Candidatus Eisenbacteria bacterium carries:
- a CDS encoding radical SAM protein, which produces MSFLGYARYAPRIFRKRGTDPLYLIFFVTDRCNARCPHCLLGSGKPTGEGELSLDEYEKIAEGMGPFLFLLLTGGEPFLREDLADIARVFVKKNGVRNLGIPTNGSLTERVLEGTRRILAENPGLDFAVDVSLDGIGEEHDRLRGVPGLFEKATRTLRELQTIERENAHFNANVCITMTGFNQDRVAELTRYVREKLKVRNVNNLVARPGARDDHALDVDPEIYGAWVRDLRHATETKGLAGYHDYPGADVVNAMKNLRQDLVLRELRREPPLVSCTAATLAGVVYPNGDVYPCEVLRERIGNLREHGYDFRRVWFSERGEEVRRMIRETHCHCTFECFLTNNILFQPRMLPRVAWEWARLKTRRALSRKG